The genomic window CGCCTTTCACCGGGATGAACCCCAACAGCGGCAAAATCCGGTGCATGACCAAACCGTCGCACGCTGAATTTCAGGAGCATCAATATGAGACGATTTGACTGGCCCAGACGGGCCTTGCTGGGCGCGTTCTTGTTTTTTCCGGCCATGCTTGCTTACGCAGAGACATCGAGTTGGAGCGCCTGGCTCGCCTCCCAGATACAACAACACCCCGAGGTACTTGCCGCCCGCGAGCAATTGCTGGGCTCCAACGCCAGCGCCGATGCGCTGGAGCAGCCGCTTTACAACCCGGAGCTGTCCACCGATTTGGAGCGTAATGAAGAGGAAGACAACTACCGGGTCGGCGTTCAGCAGACCATAGACTGGTGGGACAGACGGGGCGCAAGACGGCAGCAGGCGGGCTTTATGCGAAGCACCGCCGAAGCGCTGTACCAGCAACAAGTGTTGGACAAAACCGCCGATGCGCTTGCCGCACTGGTGGAGTGGCATGCCGCCAACCGCGCCGCCGCCATTGCCCAAGCGCAACAGCAGCAACTTAACGCCTTGCTCGAACAGGTGGATAAGCGCCAACAGGCAGGTGATCTGGGCAGCATCGATGCCGAACTCACCTTTCTGTCCCTGTCACAGCAGCTGGCTCAGGTTGCCGAGGCCGAAGCCGCGATACAGAAAGCCGAAATCAGGGTTCGCGAGCTGCTGCCCGCATGGACGCCCACGCGAGGCGGCATTCCTGATGATTTCTGGCCCTCCCAGCCAGACTTGACCTCGGATCAGGAGCTACGGCAATACCCGGCCGTAGCCAGCGCCCACGCCCGCTGGCAGTCGCTGAAGGAGGAAGCTGAAGTGACACGGCGTACCGCCAAGGCGGAGCCCACCTTTGGCGTCAATGCCGGGCGTGATGGTGGAGAAGGCGTTGTAGGGCTGACCTTCTCCATCCCGTTGAATGTCCGCAACAACTTCAGCGCAGAAACTCGCGCCGCTGAACGCATAGCGCTGGAGGCCGAGGCTCGTTTTCAGGCTATCTACCGCAAGCAGCGCTTTGACTGGCAGGCTGCACAGGCCACCTGGCAGCGCTTTGAACAGCAATATCGCCGCTGGCAAGAGGTTGTTCAGGGTCGGGTCGAGAACAGCGCCGAACTGCTGAAACGGCAATGGCGCACGGGTGATCTGTCCACCACTAATTATCTGCTGGCCTTGAATCAACGCACCGAAAGCCTGCTGGCAGGCATTGAGCTGGAAAAGCAGACACGGCTTGCGCTCACCGAAGCACTTCAGCAATCGGGCCACCTGAACAACGCAACAAAGTCATCGACAGCGTCAACGAATTAAACAGGAATGATAAACATGAATAAAACACTGGTAGCCATTTTGGTGGCTGGTCTTGCGACCGCAACCGCCAGCCACGCCAAAGAATCTGAGTCTGAGCATGGGCAGGAAAAAGCGACAACGGCGGCACCCCATAGCGAACAGGATAATCATGACGATCATCGTGAGGAAAACCATAAAGAGCATGATGCGCATAAGCCTGACAGCGAGCACGGCCACGATGATCATGGCGACGAAAATCATGATGAACACAGTGCCCACGACGAGCACAACTCCGGCTCAGAACACGGGCATGAAGAGCATAGCGAGGGCGGTGACCACGATAATCATGGTGGGCATGGAGGTCACGAAGAAGCTACTTCTGCCTCACTGAACCCGGCGCAAATGACCCTGGCCGATATTCAGGTAAACCCACTGACTCCCAGAAAGGTCGATTATCAGCTTTACGCACCGGGGGAGATCCTTTCCAACGGCTACACCAGTTACCGGGTATCGCCCCGGGTGCCCTCCGTGGTGCTGCGCCGCCATGTCGCCCTGGGCGATCACGTCGAACAGAGTCAGCCGCTGGTTACTCTGTTCAGTGAAACCGTGGCGCAAGCACAAGCCAATTACCGCACGGCTTGGCCTGAATGGCAGAGAGTACAGGAACTTGGGCGCAAAACCGTGGGTGAGCAGCGTTACATCACGGCCAAAACCAACCTAGAAGCGGCACGGGCGACGCTGCTGGCCTACGGCCTTTCCGCCTCGGACTTGCAAGCGTTGGTCGCTTCTCAGCAATCTGTTGCATTAGGGGAGTATACCCTGCATGCCGAGATTGACGGCGCGGTGCTTAGAGATGATTTCGAGCAGGGGCAGCGCATCGAGGCGGGCGCGCCCTTGATTGCGTTGGCCGATGAAAAGCAACTCTGGGTGGAGGCCCACCTGCCCGCCGATCTCTCCCTGACGCTGGGCGCGGGAACGCGGGCGGAAGTGGTGGCTGGGGATGTCCGTGTAAACGCCAAGGTCACTCAGGAGGCGCACACCATTGATCCCATCTCCCGTACCCGTACCGTGCGCCTGTTGGTCAATAACCCGGAACACCGCCTGCACCCTGGCCAGTTCGCCGAGGTGTATTTCCGATTCCAGACTAAAAGGCCCGTGCTAGCGGTACCCGAAACCGCACTGATGCGCGGCGCAGACGGAGATTGGACGGTGTTCGTGGAAGACCATCCTGGCGAATTCCAGCCAGTGGAGGTGGAGCTGGGTCGAGCGCTCGGGCCGCTACGTGAAATTAGCGGTGTCGGTCCGGGGGCTCGCATCGTCACTCAGGGCGCTTTCTTTGTTGCCTCTCAGATCGCCAAGGGCGGCTTTGACCCCCATAACCACTAAGCAGTAGGAGACCCCATGTTTAACCGAATTATCGATTGGGCGGTCATCAACCGATTGCTGGTGGTGATAGCCCTGATCACACTAACGGTCAGTGCCGTTTTTATTATTCCCAAACTGAATCTGGATGCTTTTCCGGATGTCACCAACGTGCAGGTGTCGGTCAATACCGAAGCACCGGGGCTGGCTGCCGAAGAGGTGGAACAGCTTATTACCTATCCCATCGAAGCCGTGATGTACGCCTTACCGGATGTGGAAGAGGTGCGCTCAATTTCCAAAACCGGCCTGTCCGGCGTTACCGTAGTCTTTAAAGAAGGCACCGATATTTATTTTGCCCGGCAACTGGTATTTGAACGGCTTCAGGCTGCCAAGGAGCTGATCCCCGATGGCGTCGGCACACCGGAAATGGGCCCGAATACTTCCGGCCTGGGTCAGGTCTATCAGTATCTGCTGGTGGCAGAACCCGATGCCGGTTTCGACGCCATGGCTTTGCGTAGCTTGAACGACTGGGTGGTGAAGCTGCTATTGATCCCGGCCGAGGGCGTGACCGATGTGCTCTCCTTTGGCGGTGAGGTGCGTCAGTACCAGGTTAACCTAAACCCGTCCCGACTGTTGGCCTACGAGCTGACCCAGGACGACGTCATGATGGCACTGGAGCGCAACAACACCAACGTCGGCGGTTGGTATATGAACCGGGGCCAGGAGCAACTGGTGATCCGGGGTACGGGTTGGCTGGATCATGGTGAGAAGGGCTTGGAACAGATCCGTCAGGTGCCACTGAAAACCGTGGACGGTACTACGATCACCGTGTCCGACGTGGCGCAAGTGGCCCTGGGCAGTGAGATCCGTCAGGGAGCGGTGACCATGACGCGCAAGAACGCCGACGACAAGGTGGAGAATCTCGGCGAGGTGGTGTCCGGCATCGTGCTCAAGCGCATGGGGGCCAACACCAAGGCCACCATTGATGGAGTCAATGCACGCATTGAGCGTATTAACCAGGCATTACCGGAAGGTGTTCGCTTCGAGGCATTTTACGATCAGGCGGATTTGATCACCCAGGCCGTACAGACCGTGGTCAATGCCCTGCTGCTGGCGTTTATTTTCATCGTCGTGATCCTTGCGCTATTCCTGATGAACCTGCGCGCCACCTTTCTGGTGTTGATGTCCATCCCGATATCTATTGGAATCGCTTTAATGGTGATGGCTTGGTTCGGATTGTCGGCCAATCTGATGTCGCTGGGGGGGATTGCGGTCGCCATTGGCATGTTGGTGGATGGCTCCGTAGTAATGGTGGAGAACATGTTTAAACATCTGACGCACCCGGATGCTGAACATGATACCCAGAGACAATCGCGGGTGGATTCCGATGACGTGGACCCTGTTGATGCGGCCCACGACCGTCATGGTATTGCCTTGCGCCTGCAGGAAGCCGGTAAGGAAGTCGCTCGCCCCATCTTTTTTGCCACGGCCATTATTCTGGTTGTCTTCATGCCACTGTTCAGCTTTGAAGGTGTCGAAGCCAAACTGTTTCAACCCATGGCCATCAGTATCATGCTCGCCATGCTCTCGGCGGTGTTGGTGGCCCTGATCATCGTGCCTGCACTAGCAACCTATCTCTTTCGCAGGGGGGTTCGCCAACGCGAGAGCTTTGTATTGAAGCCGCTCGATCTGCTCTATCGTAAAGGTTTAGCCT from Ketobacter sp. MCCC 1A13808 includes these protein-coding regions:
- a CDS encoding TolC family protein encodes the protein MRRFDWPRRALLGAFLFFPAMLAYAETSSWSAWLASQIQQHPEVLAAREQLLGSNASADALEQPLYNPELSTDLERNEEEDNYRVGVQQTIDWWDRRGARRQQAGFMRSTAEALYQQQVLDKTADALAALVEWHAANRAAAIAQAQQQQLNALLEQVDKRQQAGDLGSIDAELTFLSLSQQLAQVAEAEAAIQKAEIRVRELLPAWTPTRGGIPDDFWPSQPDLTSDQELRQYPAVASAHARWQSLKEEAEVTRRTAKAEPTFGVNAGRDGGEGVVGLTFSIPLNVRNNFSAETRAAERIALEAEARFQAIYRKQRFDWQAAQATWQRFEQQYRRWQEVVQGRVENSAELLKRQWRTGDLSTTNYLLALNQRTESLLAGIELEKQTRLALTEALQQSGHLNNATKSSTASTN
- a CDS encoding efflux RND transporter periplasmic adaptor subunit yields the protein MNKTLVAILVAGLATATASHAKESESEHGQEKATTAAPHSEQDNHDDHREENHKEHDAHKPDSEHGHDDHGDENHDEHSAHDEHNSGSEHGHEEHSEGGDHDNHGGHGGHEEATSASLNPAQMTLADIQVNPLTPRKVDYQLYAPGEILSNGYTSYRVSPRVPSVVLRRHVALGDHVEQSQPLVTLFSETVAQAQANYRTAWPEWQRVQELGRKTVGEQRYITAKTNLEAARATLLAYGLSASDLQALVASQQSVALGEYTLHAEIDGAVLRDDFEQGQRIEAGAPLIALADEKQLWVEAHLPADLSLTLGAGTRAEVVAGDVRVNAKVTQEAHTIDPISRTRTVRLLVNNPEHRLHPGQFAEVYFRFQTKRPVLAVPETALMRGADGDWTVFVEDHPGEFQPVEVELGRALGPLREISGVGPGARIVTQGAFFVASQIAKGGFDPHNH
- a CDS encoding efflux RND transporter permease subunit — translated: MFNRIIDWAVINRLLVVIALITLTVSAVFIIPKLNLDAFPDVTNVQVSVNTEAPGLAAEEVEQLITYPIEAVMYALPDVEEVRSISKTGLSGVTVVFKEGTDIYFARQLVFERLQAAKELIPDGVGTPEMGPNTSGLGQVYQYLLVAEPDAGFDAMALRSLNDWVVKLLLIPAEGVTDVLSFGGEVRQYQVNLNPSRLLAYELTQDDVMMALERNNTNVGGWYMNRGQEQLVIRGTGWLDHGEKGLEQIRQVPLKTVDGTTITVSDVAQVALGSEIRQGAVTMTRKNADDKVENLGEVVSGIVLKRMGANTKATIDGVNARIERINQALPEGVRFEAFYDQADLITQAVQTVVNALLLAFIFIVVILALFLMNLRATFLVLMSIPISIGIALMVMAWFGLSANLMSLGGIAVAIGMLVDGSVVMVENMFKHLTHPDAEHDTQRQSRVDSDDVDPVDAAHDRHGIALRLQEAGKEVARPIFFATAIILVVFMPLFSFEGVEAKLFQPMAISIMLAMLSAVLVALIIVPALATYLFRRGVRQRESFVLKPLDLLYRKGLAWAMGHSKVVVGVAAIMVVAAALVLPRLGTEFVPELEEGTINLRVTLAPSSSLDTALEVAPKLEAKLMEFPEVTYALSRIGRAEIGGDPEPVNNIEIYIGLKPVPEWTSADNRYELQSLMEQKLEQHPGLLLNFSQPIATRVDELLSGVKAQLAIKLFGPDLAVLAEKGQAIEAAVKEIEGARDVAMEQIAGESQLVVKPNRRALSRYGLAVGDVMELVREGLGGASAGQIINGNERYDIYVRLAERFREDRETIADLRLQAPSGAWVRLGDVAEVSIASGPPQVRRDDVQRRVVIQANVQGRDMGSVVADIRQAIVEQVDLPTGYSVDIGGQFENQQRAQKRLALVVPVSLGLIALLLYFAFASVGQAMLILVNVPLAVIGGVFSLWISGQYLSVPSSVGFITLFGVAVLNGVVMVESINQRIADGLKVSDAVFDGAVSRLRPVLMTAITSALGLIPMLLSNGVGAEIQKPLASVIVGGLVTATFLTLFVLPVLFAWFSKGKLSDMA